In a single window of the Jaculus jaculus isolate mJacJac1 chromosome 9, mJacJac1.mat.Y.cur, whole genome shotgun sequence genome:
- the Pfn1 gene encoding profilin-1: MAGWSAYIDNLMADGTCQDAAIVGYKDSPSVWAAVPGKTFVSITPAEVGVLVGKDRSSFFVNGLTLGGQKCSVIRDSLLQDGEFTMDLRTKSTGGAPTFNVTVTMTAKTLVLLMGKEGVHGGLINKKCYEMASHLRRSQY; this comes from the exons ATGGCCGGGTGGAGCGCCTACATCGACAACCTCATGGCGGACGGGACCTGTCAGGACGCGGCCATCGTAGGCTACAAGGACTCGCCCTCCGTCTGGGCCGCCGTCCCCGGGAAAACCTTCGTTAGCATTACG CCAGCCGAAGTTGGTGTCCTGGTTGGCAAAGACCGGTCAAGTTTTTTCGTGAATGGGCTGACACTTGGGGGCCAGAAATGTTCTGTGATCAGGGACTCACTGCTGCAGGATGGAGAATTTACCATGGACCTACGTACCAAGAGTACTGGAGGAGCTCCCACCTTCAATGTCACTGTCACCATGACTGCCAAGA cGCTAGTCCTGCTGATGGGCAAAGAAGGTGTCCATGGTGGTTTGATCAACAAGAAATGTTATGAAATGGCCTCTCACCTGCGACGTTCCCAGTACTGA
- the Eno3 gene encoding beta-enolase isoform X1, which produces MSGVENGLMRTLRAMAMQKIFAREILDSRGNPTVEVDLHTAKGRFRAAVPSGASTGIYEALELRDGDKSRYLGKGVLKAVEHINKTLGPALLEKKLSVVDQEKVDKFMIELDGTENKSKFGANAILGVSLAVCKAGAAEKGVPLYRHIADLAGNPDLILPVPAFNVINGGSHAGNKLAMQEFMILPVGASSFKEAMRIGAEVYHHLKGVIKAKYGKDATNVGDEGGFAPNILENNEALELLKTAIQAAGYPDKVVIGMDVAASEFYRNGKYDLDFKSPDDPARHITGEKLGELYKNFIKNYPVVSIEDPFDQDDWGTWASFLSGVDIQIVGDDLTVTNPKRIAQAVEKKACNCLLLKVNQIGSVTESIQACKLAQSNGWGVMVSHRSGETEDTFIADLVVGLCTGQIKTGAPCRSERLAKYNQLMRIEEALGDKAVFAGRKFRNPKAK; this is translated from the exons ATGAGTGGTGTTGAGAATGGACTTATGAGGACCCTGAGAG CCATGGCCAtgcagaaaatctttgctaggGAAATCCTAGACTCCAGGGGCAATCCCACGGTGGAAGTGGACCTGCACACAGCCAAAG GTCGATTTAGAGCAGCTGTACCCAGTGGAGCTTCCACGGGTATCTATGAAGCTCTGGAACTGAGAGATGGAGACAAATCACGCTACCTGGGGAAAG GAGTGCTGAAGGCTGTGGAGCACATCAACAAGACACTAGGTCCTGCTCTTCTAGAAAAG AAACTAAGTGTTGTGGATCAAGAAAAAGTTGACAAGTTTATGATTGAGCTGGATGGGACAGAGAACAAAT CCAAGTTTGGGGCCAATGCCATCCTGGGTGTGTCCTTGGCTGTATGTAAGGCAGGAGCAGCTGAGAAGGGAGTCCCCCTCTACAGACATATTGCAGACCTTGCAGGGAATCCTGACCTCATCCTCCCAGTGCCT GCCTTCAATGTGATCAATGGGGGCTCCCATGCTGGAAACAAGCTGGCCATGCAGGAGTTCATGATTCTCCCAGTGGGAGCTAGCTCTTTCAAGGAAGCCATGCGCATTGGTGCTGAGGTCTACCACCACCTCAAAGGGGTCATCAAGGCCAAGTATGGGAAGGACGCCACCAATGTGGGGGACGAGGGTGGCTTTGCACCCAACATCCTGGAGAACAATGAGg cCCTGGAACTGCTGAAGACAGCTATCCAGGCAGCTGGTTACCCAGACAAGGTGGTAATTGGCATGGATGTGGCAGCATCTGAATTTTATCGCAATGGGAAGTATGATCTTGACTTCAAGTCACCTGACGATCCTGCCAGACATATCACTGGGGAGAAGCTTGGAGAGCTGTACAAGAACTTTATCAAGAACTATCCAG TGGTCTCCATTGAGGACCCCTTTGACCAGGATGATTGGGGTACATGGGCCTCATTTCTCTCGGGAGTGGACATCCAGATTGTGGGGGATGACCTCACGGTCACCAATCCCAAAAGGATTGCCCAGGCTGTTGAGAAGAAAGCCTGCAACTGCTTACTTCTGAAGGTCAACCAGATTGGCTCAGTGACTGAGTCCATCCAGGC CTGCAAACTGGCACAATCTAATGGCTGGGGAGTAATGGTGAGCCACCGCTCTGGGGAAACTGAGGATACATTCATTGCTGACCTCGTCGTGGGGCTCTGCACAGGACAG ATCAAGACTGGTGCCCCTTGCCGCTCAGAGCGCCTGGCAAAATACAACCAACTCATGAG GATTGAGGAGGCTCTTGGAGACAAAGCTGTCTTTGCTGGACGAAAGTTCCGTAACCCAAAGGCCAAGTAA
- the Eno3 gene encoding beta-enolase isoform X2, translating to MAMQKIFAREILDSRGNPTVEVDLHTAKGRFRAAVPSGASTGIYEALELRDGDKSRYLGKGVLKAVEHINKTLGPALLEKKLSVVDQEKVDKFMIELDGTENKSKFGANAILGVSLAVCKAGAAEKGVPLYRHIADLAGNPDLILPVPAFNVINGGSHAGNKLAMQEFMILPVGASSFKEAMRIGAEVYHHLKGVIKAKYGKDATNVGDEGGFAPNILENNEALELLKTAIQAAGYPDKVVIGMDVAASEFYRNGKYDLDFKSPDDPARHITGEKLGELYKNFIKNYPVVSIEDPFDQDDWGTWASFLSGVDIQIVGDDLTVTNPKRIAQAVEKKACNCLLLKVNQIGSVTESIQACKLAQSNGWGVMVSHRSGETEDTFIADLVVGLCTGQIKTGAPCRSERLAKYNQLMRIEEALGDKAVFAGRKFRNPKAK from the exons ATGGCCAtgcagaaaatctttgctaggGAAATCCTAGACTCCAGGGGCAATCCCACGGTGGAAGTGGACCTGCACACAGCCAAAG GTCGATTTAGAGCAGCTGTACCCAGTGGAGCTTCCACGGGTATCTATGAAGCTCTGGAACTGAGAGATGGAGACAAATCACGCTACCTGGGGAAAG GAGTGCTGAAGGCTGTGGAGCACATCAACAAGACACTAGGTCCTGCTCTTCTAGAAAAG AAACTAAGTGTTGTGGATCAAGAAAAAGTTGACAAGTTTATGATTGAGCTGGATGGGACAGAGAACAAAT CCAAGTTTGGGGCCAATGCCATCCTGGGTGTGTCCTTGGCTGTATGTAAGGCAGGAGCAGCTGAGAAGGGAGTCCCCCTCTACAGACATATTGCAGACCTTGCAGGGAATCCTGACCTCATCCTCCCAGTGCCT GCCTTCAATGTGATCAATGGGGGCTCCCATGCTGGAAACAAGCTGGCCATGCAGGAGTTCATGATTCTCCCAGTGGGAGCTAGCTCTTTCAAGGAAGCCATGCGCATTGGTGCTGAGGTCTACCACCACCTCAAAGGGGTCATCAAGGCCAAGTATGGGAAGGACGCCACCAATGTGGGGGACGAGGGTGGCTTTGCACCCAACATCCTGGAGAACAATGAGg cCCTGGAACTGCTGAAGACAGCTATCCAGGCAGCTGGTTACCCAGACAAGGTGGTAATTGGCATGGATGTGGCAGCATCTGAATTTTATCGCAATGGGAAGTATGATCTTGACTTCAAGTCACCTGACGATCCTGCCAGACATATCACTGGGGAGAAGCTTGGAGAGCTGTACAAGAACTTTATCAAGAACTATCCAG TGGTCTCCATTGAGGACCCCTTTGACCAGGATGATTGGGGTACATGGGCCTCATTTCTCTCGGGAGTGGACATCCAGATTGTGGGGGATGACCTCACGGTCACCAATCCCAAAAGGATTGCCCAGGCTGTTGAGAAGAAAGCCTGCAACTGCTTACTTCTGAAGGTCAACCAGATTGGCTCAGTGACTGAGTCCATCCAGGC CTGCAAACTGGCACAATCTAATGGCTGGGGAGTAATGGTGAGCCACCGCTCTGGGGAAACTGAGGATACATTCATTGCTGACCTCGTCGTGGGGCTCTGCACAGGACAG ATCAAGACTGGTGCCCCTTGCCGCTCAGAGCGCCTGGCAAAATACAACCAACTCATGAG GATTGAGGAGGCTCTTGGAGACAAAGCTGTCTTTGCTGGACGAAAGTTCCGTAACCCAAAGGCCAAGTAA